aatgtattcgaaagtaatataattgtatcttctataatgaacaatatatatatatatacgttttgtaaatactttttccctgttttctagcacatttaaattttaaccactgaaatatagatgttcgtcagctttttggccgcttcTTCTCCCtaccgtaattccactaatagacATGCAGCAAATCCAGATGGCGGCTGGTGTTCGcagatggcggctcacttgaccgcggtgaacaggacgacagttaggatgacagaataagacaacagtaaggacgacagaacaagatgacagaacaggacgacagaacaaaaCGTCAGttaggacaacagtaaaaaaacagaaaaagatgaCAGGACAACAGATTAAGACGACGAcaacatatactgatttaccTGAATAATTAGACAATAACTGcagacaaagacaaatgtgtagtacaaagtacaaagcagtcgcctctttttttgcacaaatggAACCCCATATTAATGTTATGTTTGCGATGTAGGGTGTAACTCATCATGTGTTTAACATCCTTGTTTACTCAGGACTCCAATTTTCTCAGCGCAACCGGCTTGTTGACTGGAAGCGTGAAGAGGTTTTCCACAATGGTGCGATCCGGCCGAGACAACAGAAAGATCTTGTGTTACGTGTCCATTGGTTTGGTTGTGGTCTTCTTCCTGCTGTATTATCTGGTGTCACGGCTCCAGAACTAATGGGTCGCtaatattttagagcagtttCTCAGTtctatgagaatatttttggATGCTCTGTCTGATTCTCTCATGAGGAGATTTCAGTGATGTGTAAAGTGGATGTCTTTCCATTAATATAAATGAGGAAAGTATGTGGTTTggggatttattgcatttaactttatttaagcAAACCCTTTGTTTACACTATCAAAAGTGGTCTATTCAgtgtctatttttattcataatcGAAAGGAACATGCCATGGACCAATATTTGCcgttttatttcaaattaattaaaaacatatttttgcaatttccatgctttatatttttatcattgtagatTATGTAAGAAAATGTAACTAAtgcttttttgataattatgtacattaaaatgattttaatgcaaATACTTCTGTTGTGATttgcttttctatttttatatgctgtttgtttaaacatattttggatATATCTGATTCTCAAAATCATTTGtgacataaaataacatttatttttgtaaattaaataatttactatAATCTCCTGCCATGTTTCCTGTCATCTGATTGATATTTCATACTTTTCTAGAAAGTAAaagttgtattattttagtataaaaaagtaaaattgtaaaatattattacaacttaaaataactgttttgtattttaatatactgtaaaatatatttctgaattttcagcttcattactccagtcttcagtgtcacatgattcttcagaaatcatc
The sequence above is drawn from the Labeo rohita strain BAU-BD-2019 chromosome 25, IGBB_LRoh.1.0, whole genome shotgun sequence genome and encodes:
- the bet1l gene encoding BET1-like protein, which produces MADPWNRGHGAVDDMLDAENRMMAENLASKVSRLKSLAYDIDKEAEEQNTYLDGMDSNFLSATGLLTGSVKRFSTMVRSGRDNRKILCYVSIGLVVVFFLLYYLVSRLQN